A part of Candidatus Deferrimicrobium borealis genomic DNA contains:
- the purE gene encoding 5-(carboxyamino)imidazole ribonucleotide mutase → MMEGKVLILIGSASDAETMRATAEVLSGYGIPCEMTVASAHRSPGRTQALARRAEKEGFSVIIAGAGAAAHLAGCVAAETVLPVIGVPLAGSALGGFDALLSTVQMPAGVPVATVAVGKAGAQNAAHLAAQILSLSSPKLRAKIRAGRKAMADAVEKAAKRLP, encoded by the coding sequence ATGATGGAGGGGAAGGTCCTGATCCTCATCGGAAGCGCCTCCGACGCGGAAACGATGCGGGCGACGGCGGAGGTGTTGTCGGGCTACGGGATCCCGTGCGAGATGACCGTCGCCTCCGCGCATCGCTCGCCGGGCCGGACCCAGGCGCTGGCCCGCCGGGCGGAGAAGGAAGGATTCTCGGTGATCATCGCCGGGGCGGGAGCCGCGGCGCACCTCGCCGGGTGCGTCGCCGCCGAGACGGTGCTCCCGGTGATCGGGGTGCCGCTGGCCGGGTCGGCCCTTGGCGGGTTTGACGCCCTGCTCTCGACCGTCCAGATGCCCGCCGGTGTCCCGGTGGCGACCGTGGCCGTGGGAAAGGCCGGGGCGCAGAACGCAGCGCACCTCGCGGCTCAGATCCTCTCCCTATCGTCCCCGAAGCTTCGCGCGAAGATCCGGGCCGGCCGGAAGGCGATGGCGGACGCCGTGGAGAAGGCGGCGAAGCGGCTTCCATGA
- a CDS encoding L-threonylcarbamoyladenylate synthase: MTRLILLGADRANGSTTTKPRFPDEMIASLRAGGAVIFPTDTLYGLGVDPCSETGLDRLFAAKGRDRGKPIPLLLSEGGQVGRWTRHVPPAASRLMDRFWPGALTLVLPADPGVHPSVTGGGDTVGLRVPDHPVPRALAALLSGAITGTSANRSGNPGAWRSAEEIVQEFTGAVDWVLWGGAPPHHELRAVGVPPMGADKGAVRASRCRGTPAVGRTGGKAPSGNARREAVGYSPGSTVVRMIDDRPVLLREGVLPFHDIIEFLQRG; this comes from the coding sequence ATGACGCGCCTGATCCTCCTGGGCGCCGATCGCGCCAACGGGTCGACGACTACGAAGCCTCGCTTCCCCGATGAGATGATCGCTTCGCTGCGCGCCGGAGGTGCGGTGATCTTTCCGACCGACACCTTGTACGGACTCGGCGTCGACCCGTGCTCGGAAACGGGGCTCGACCGGTTGTTCGCCGCCAAGGGGCGGGACCGGGGAAAACCGATCCCGCTGCTTCTGTCGGAAGGGGGACAGGTCGGCCGCTGGACGCGGCATGTTCCGCCCGCCGCCTCCCGCCTCATGGACCGGTTCTGGCCCGGGGCCCTCACGCTGGTGCTTCCCGCGGATCCGGGTGTCCACCCGTCCGTGACCGGAGGGGGAGACACGGTGGGGCTGCGCGTTCCGGACCACCCCGTTCCGCGCGCGCTTGCGGCCCTGCTTTCCGGCGCCATCACGGGCACGTCGGCCAACCGCTCCGGAAATCCCGGTGCGTGGAGGTCGGCCGAAGAGATCGTCCAGGAATTCACCGGGGCGGTCGACTGGGTCTTGTGGGGGGGCGCCCCACCCCACCACGAGCTTCGTGCCGTTGGGGTACCCCCGATGGGAGCAGACAAGGGGGCAGTACGAGCTTCGCGCTGCCGGGGTACCCCCGCAGTAGGAAGAACGGGGGGCAAAGCGCCTTCCGGGAACGCGCGCCGGGAAGCCGTCGGGTACTCCCCCGGGTCCACCGTCGTGCGGATGATCGACGACCGACCGGTGCTGTTGCGGGAGGGGGTTCTCCCGTTTCACGACATCATCGAATTCCTTCAGAGAGGGTGA